A section of the Sphingomonas ginsenosidivorax genome encodes:
- a CDS encoding aldo/keto reductase — MQYRTLGAAGLKVSALGLGCMSFAGTYGPGGDRQDAVALLRTAVDHGVTLFDTAEAYGPFTNEDLVGEALAPVRDKVVIATKFGFDIDLASGQRSGGTNSRPDHIVAVVDAMLQRLRTDHIDLLYQHRVDPAVPIEDVAGAVKELIAAGKVGHFGLSEAAPETIRRAHAVQPVTALQSEYSLFWREPEEELLPLVQELGIGFVPFSPLGAGFLTGKIDENTVFAPEDFRNHVPRFSREARKANMALVHVMQRVAERHRATPAQVALAWLLAQQPWIVPIPGTSKVVRLEENLGAVDLALTPDDLAEIETGTAGFAVQGERLPEAVLKMTRR; from the coding sequence ATGCAATACCGTACATTGGGAGCCGCCGGCCTGAAGGTTTCCGCGCTGGGCCTCGGCTGCATGAGCTTCGCGGGCACGTACGGTCCGGGTGGTGATCGGCAGGATGCGGTCGCGCTGCTGCGCACCGCGGTCGACCACGGCGTAACGCTATTCGACACCGCCGAAGCCTACGGCCCCTTTACGAACGAGGATCTGGTTGGCGAGGCACTCGCGCCGGTGCGCGACAAGGTCGTTATTGCGACGAAGTTCGGCTTCGATATCGATCTCGCTTCCGGACAGCGTAGCGGCGGCACCAACAGCCGGCCCGATCATATCGTTGCGGTCGTCGACGCGATGCTCCAACGGCTGCGTACCGACCATATCGATCTATTGTATCAGCACCGCGTCGATCCCGCGGTGCCGATCGAAGACGTCGCCGGCGCTGTGAAGGAGCTGATCGCGGCGGGCAAGGTCGGCCATTTCGGCCTGTCCGAAGCCGCACCCGAGACGATCCGCCGCGCGCACGCCGTACAACCGGTCACGGCGCTGCAGAGCGAATATTCCCTGTTCTGGCGGGAGCCGGAGGAGGAACTGCTTCCGCTCGTTCAGGAGCTGGGCATCGGTTTCGTGCCGTTCAGCCCGCTCGGCGCCGGCTTCCTGACCGGGAAGATCGACGAGAACACGGTGTTCGCGCCCGAGGATTTTCGCAACCACGTGCCGCGCTTCTCGCGCGAGGCCCGCAAGGCCAACATGGCACTCGTTCACGTCATGCAGCGGGTTGCCGAGCGCCACCGCGCCACGCCGGCTCAGGTCGCGCTCGCCTGGCTGCTCGCCCAGCAGCCGTGGATCGTACCGATTCCCGGCACGAGCAAGGTCGTGCGGCTCGAGGAAAATCTTGGCGCCGTCGATCTTGCGCTGACGCCCGACGATCTTGCCGAGATCGAGACCGGAACGGCCGGCTTCGCTGTTCAGGGCGAGCGCCTGCCCGAGGCGGTGTTGAAGATGACGCGGCGTTGA
- a CDS encoding flavodoxin, giving the protein MTPTSDLSRRAVLTALTILPLVASTSACAQPGNSRSLANGKVLVAYFTRSGNTRVIAGTIARTLGATLFEIRPARAYPDDYEETVAQARQERDSGFEPALAETVTNVATYDTVFLGFPIWGETAPPVIRSFLRAHDLQGKTLRPFITHGGYGTGNSSAVLASHAPGARVEDPFVMEADQERRTLTQVNSWLGVKPS; this is encoded by the coding sequence ATGACGCCGACGAGCGATCTGTCCCGCCGGGCGGTGCTTACTGCATTGACCATCCTGCCGCTGGTCGCGAGCACCAGCGCCTGTGCGCAGCCGGGCAATTCCCGGAGCCTGGCCAACGGCAAAGTCCTGGTTGCGTATTTCACGCGCTCTGGAAACACACGGGTCATCGCCGGCACGATCGCACGCACGCTCGGCGCCACGCTCTTCGAGATCCGTCCCGCGCGCGCCTATCCCGACGATTACGAGGAGACCGTCGCACAGGCGCGGCAGGAGCGCGACAGTGGCTTCGAGCCGGCGCTGGCCGAGACGGTCACGAACGTCGCTACATACGACACGGTCTTCCTCGGCTTTCCGATCTGGGGCGAGACAGCGCCGCCCGTGATCCGCTCGTTCCTGCGCGCGCATGACCTGCAAGGAAAGACGCTCCGGCCCTTCATCACGCATGGCGGGTACGGGACCGGCAACAGCTCCGCGGTCCTGGCGAGCCACGCGCCGGGTGCGCGGGTCGAGGATCCGTTCGTGATGGAAGCCGACCAGGAACGGCGCACGCTCACTCAGGTCAATAGCTGGCTTGGCGTGAAGCCCTCGTGA
- the paoA gene encoding aldehyde dehydrogenase iron-sulfur subunit PaoA: protein MTMAGELEVSRRGVLAGGAAAAALVAAPAADAAQAAAGPPLMKVAFDINGKRRELDVDTRTTLLDALRENLQLTGTKKGCDHGQCGACTVLVDGVRINACLTLAVMHQGDRITTIEGLGTPDKLHPMQAAFVRHDGYQCGYCTPGQICSAVAVLGEIKAGIPSHVSASLIDKPEASDAEMRERMSGNICRCGAYSNIIEAMTDVAGAKA from the coding sequence ATGACAATGGCCGGTGAACTCGAAGTCTCTCGTCGCGGCGTGCTCGCCGGCGGTGCGGCGGCCGCAGCGCTCGTTGCCGCTCCAGCCGCAGATGCTGCCCAGGCCGCGGCCGGACCTCCCCTCATGAAGGTCGCGTTCGACATCAACGGCAAGCGCCGCGAACTCGACGTCGACACGCGTACCACGCTGCTCGACGCGCTACGCGAGAATCTGCAGCTGACCGGCACCAAGAAGGGTTGCGACCACGGCCAGTGCGGCGCGTGCACCGTGCTGGTCGACGGCGTGCGAATTAACGCGTGCCTCACTCTGGCAGTCATGCACCAAGGCGACAGGATCACCACCATAGAAGGGCTCGGCACGCCTGATAAGCTTCATCCAATGCAGGCCGCGTTTGTGCGGCATGACGGCTATCAATGTGGCTATTGCACGCCCGGGCAGATCTGCTCGGCGGTCGCAGTGCTCGGAGAGATCAAGGCTGGCATCCCAAGCCACGTCTCCGCCAGCCTGATCGACAAACCCGAGGCTAGCGATGCCGAGATGCGCGAGCGGATGAGTGGCAATATCTGCCGCTGCGGCGCTTATTCCAACATCATCGAAGCGATGACCGATGTCGCAGGAGCCAAGGCATGA